The proteins below are encoded in one region of Diorhabda carinulata isolate Delta chromosome 3, icDioCari1.1, whole genome shotgun sequence:
- the LOC130891773 gene encoding uncharacterized protein LOC130891773: MQAGRRRQNNSARNEIQISGNRISGYGDIETEVKQQTIKAARAAGCLIETIWKNKYISIEAKSRTYKTVIRPIMTYAAETRPDTAKTKRLLKTSEMKVLRKITGKTLLDRERSDDIRQKCRVENINEWVLSRKREWDEHISRMSEERIVKIARDNSPLGRRSM; this comes from the coding sequence ATGCAAGCTGGTCGTAGACGACAAAATAATTCAGcaagaaatgaaattcaaatatctgggAATAGAATATCCGGATATGGTGATATTGAGACAGAGGTAAAGCAGCAAACAATAAAAGCAGCAAGAGCAGCCGGATGTCTGATCGAAACTATATGGAAGaacaaatacataagtattgagGCCAAGTCAAGAACCTACAAAACTGTAATCAGACCCATAATGACATACGCAGCAGAAACTCGGCCTGATacagcaaaaacaaaaaggctCCTGAAAACAAGCGAAATGAAAGTCCTACgaaaaattactggaaaaacgCTCCTAGACAGGGAACGTAGCGACGACATAAGGCAAAAATGCAGagtggaaaatattaacgaatgggtATTGAGCAGAAAGCGCGAATGGGACGAACACATAAGTAGAATGAGCGAGGAAAGAATAGTAAAGATAGCACGAGACAACTCACCACTGGGGAGAAGAAGTATGTGA